CACCTCGATCCCGGTGACGGAGGTGGGGGCGTCGCTGGTTGCGAGCGCCCGGACCTGGCGCTGCAGCTTGCCGGGGAGCCAGAGGTCGTCGTCGTCGCAGAACGCGACCAGCTCGCCCTGCCCGGCCAGGATCCCGGTGTTCCGGGCGCCCGCGAGTCCCGGGCTGCGGGTGTTGCGGACCACGTCGACCTGTCGCTCCACGCAGGTGCGCACCAGCAGCGGGTCGGGCTCGGAGCGGTCGAACACGACGATCACCCGGATCCGGCCGGGATACTCCTGCTCCAGGACCGCCGCGATCGCCTCGCGCACCATGACGGGACGGTCGTGGGTCGCGATGACGACGTCGACGTCGGGCCAGATGTCATCCAGCATGGACCAGCACCTCCTCGGCGGGCACGCGCGGTGCGGGTGCCGGCTCTTCCGTGTTGCGTGTCTTGTCCCGAGGTCCCCTGCGCCGGGGCAGGCGTACGACGATCAGTCCGGCGAGCAGGCCGAGCGCGATCCCGCTGGTCGCCGGGACGCCGCGGTCGGCGCCGACCGCGCGCACCGGCGTGAGCCGGATCAGCGACCCGGCCTCGGGCCGGTGCGTGGTGAGGTAGTCGATCGCGGCCCGCAGGTAGGTGCGGGTGGTGGCCCAGGCGGGGTCGGTCGCGTCGATCGCGGCCAGCCGTTCCTGGAGCCGGGCGACGAGCGTGGTGCGCCGGTCCTCCAGGTAGGTGCGCCGCGCGGTCAGGTACTCCTCGGCGACCGCCCGGGCGGCCGCCCGGGGATCGTGCGCCGCCGACGTGGTGAGGTTCAGCTCGAGCACGGTCGACAGCGGCGGCGCGGAGACGCTGATGTCGTCACGCAGCTCGCTCGGCGTCATCCCGACCTGCTCGCCGGCCCGGGTCAGCGCCCGTTGCGAGCGCACCAGGGCCGCCTCGGTGTCGATCGTCGCGGCGACCGGCTGGACGACCGGCTGGTCGACGAGTGCCCCGATGGTGACCTCGCGGGCGAACTCGCCCACGTCGAGGTAGGTGGGCGAGGGGGTGAGCGCGACCGTCACCGTGCTGGTGCGCTGCTGCGCGTGGCCGACGGTCGCGGCCGCGCCGAGCAGGCCGCCGAGGGCCGCCGTCCCGGCCACGACCGCGACCGACCGGGCACGGGGGGCACGCAGCCGGCTGCCGCCGCCCTGCTCGCGCCAGGCCAGCCCGATGCCGGTCATCACCAGCATCATCGGGAGCTCCATGGTGTCGTACACCGACAGCTGGAGCAGGAAGACGCCCATGACGAAGGTCGCGACGGTCTGGTTCACCGTGCGACATCGCCAGGTGCGCCGCAGCGCGAGCACGAAAAAGGTCAGGAAGAAGGCCGTCCCCACCCAGCCCTGCGAGAACAGCACCAGCCAGAGCTGGCCCTGGGTCCCCAGCGGGGGCACGCCGCAGGCCGGGCAGTCGGGCTTCGCCCCGCCGGCGATCGAGGTGAAGGTGCCCGCGACGTTGCGGGTGCTGCCGAAGCCGACCACGGGCGACCCGCGGGTCATCGAGTCGACGGTCGCGACGAGCAGCTGGGAGCGGCGCTCGTTGCTGTGGGGGTGGCTGAGACGATCGGAGATCGT
This genomic interval from Nocardioides kongjuensis contains the following:
- a CDS encoding O-antigen ligase family protein; the encoded protein is MVGIVGLPVWWVLGLASVVPLLVAVVLALDLWRRRRVIVPPGFGWWLLFLAWVLLGIGTLWAAAPGAETGGGTGRLMVFGYRFCWYAASTVVLVWLGNTPRERLPDRVVHRMMAAVFVVAVAGGLLGLIAPDFSITTLAERVLPHGLRSNGFVSTLVSARASDVQTVLGVPEPRPKAPFPYTNTWGSVMSLGLVYFVATVARSRSRWRLLAPVVLALAAIPVVWSLNRGLWLAVGSCCIGLLVLLATRRNHTALAGLVVVVVIGGFALTSTPLGTTISDRLSHPHSNERRSQLLVATVDSMTRGSPVVGFGSTRNVAGTFTSIAGGAKPDCPACGVPPLGTQGQLWLVLFSQGWVGTAFFLTFFVLALRRTWRCRTVNQTVATFVMGVFLLQLSVYDTMELPMMLVMTGIGLAWREQGGGSRLRAPRARSVAVVAGTAALGGLLGAAATVGHAQQRTSTVTVALTPSPTYLDVGEFAREVTIGALVDQPVVQPVAATIDTEAALVRSQRALTRAGEQVGMTPSELRDDISVSAPPLSTVLELNLTTSAAHDPRAAARAVAEEYLTARRTYLEDRRTTLVARLQERLAAIDATDPAWATTRTYLRAAIDYLTTHRPEAGSLIRLTPVRAVGADRGVPATSGIALGLLAGLIVVRLPRRRGPRDKTRNTEEPAPAPRVPAEEVLVHAG